A window from Gossypium raimondii isolate GPD5lz chromosome 7, ASM2569854v1, whole genome shotgun sequence encodes these proteins:
- the LOC105795509 gene encoding 60S acidic ribosomal protein P1, whose product MSSVGEAACSYAALILHDDGIPITAEKIATLVKAANVSVESYWPSLFAKLFEKCDIENLITNVGAAAGGAPVAAAAPVAAAGGGGAAAPAPAEEKKKEEPEEESDDDMGFSLFD is encoded by the exons ATGTCTTCGGTTGGCGAAGCTGCTTGCTCTTATGCTGCTTTGATTCTCCATGATGACGGCATCCCCATCACC GCTGAGAAGATTGCCACGCTAGTTAAAGCTGCCAATGTCTCTGTTGAGTCTTATTGGCCAAGCTTGTTTGCTAAGCTTTTTGAGAAGTGCGACATTGAGAATCTCATAACCAATGTTGGTGCTGCTGCTGGTGGTGCTCCGGTCGCCGCAGCTGCACCTGTTGCAGCTGCTGGTGGAGGCGGTGCTGCTGCTCCTGCTCCTGCAGAGGAAAAGAAGAAG GAGGAACCAGAGGAAGAGAGTGATGATGATATGGGATTCAGTTTGTTTGATTAG
- the LOC105795496 gene encoding uncharacterized protein LOC105795496: MSQQRQFQMVGGSNNPGAGQYNDTTFTKIFVGGLAWETQRDTMKRYFEQFGEIIEAVVITDKNTGRSKGYGFVTFKDPDAAMRACQNPSPTIDGRRANCNLASLGAQKTHAPTPQHGAGRFRPAPGLMASPVYHGSSSTFIQQPNSQYSIPYSAYGYTGYSQDSIYPLNYYSLYGGQQFSPYYTAGASMTPGMFHNFYPFYAQYAQNSQAHGFGVQYPQMLQYPYLPQQGILSLPSSMPSATTPTAPTTTATVTTATTTTATMTAARTAVSSSETEKTTSPTTESLPPATIATTRVVGTESGPSQISGTPTEKKTSS; this comes from the exons ATGTCTCAACAAAGGCAATTTCAGATGGTGGGTGGTAGCAACAATCCAGGAGCAGGGCAGTACAATGACACAACTTTTACGAAAATCTTTGTTGGTGGATTGGCTTGGGAAACTCAAAGAGATACCATGAAGCGTTATTTTGAGCAATTTGGAGAGATTATTGAGGCTGTTGTTATCACAGATAAAAATACTGGGAGATCCAAGGGCTATGGCTTT GTTACATTTAAGGATCCAGATGCAGCCATGAGAGCATGTCAAAACCCTTCTCCTACCATTGATGGAAGGAGGGCGAACTGCAATCTTGCTTCATTGGGTGCACAGAAGACTCATGCACCAACTCCACAACATg GAGCTGGACGGTTTAGACCAGCACCTGGGTTGATGGCATCGCCTGTTTATCATGGTTCCTCATCAACATTCATCCAACAACCTAATAGTCAATATTCAATTCCTTACTCTGCTTATGG GTATACGGGATACTCCCAAGACAGTATTTATCCTTTG AACTATTATAGTTTGTATGGAGGTCAACAGTTCTCACCTTACTACACTGCCGGAGCATCGATGACACCCGGaatgtttcataatttttatccattttatgCTCAATATGCACAAAATAGCCAAGCTCATGGTTTTGGTGTCCAATATCCCCAAATGCTACAGTATCCTTATCTGCCTCAGCAGGGGATCCTATCACTTCCGTCTTCAATGCCTTCGGCAACAACTCCCACGG CACCTACAACTACAGCAACCGTGACAACAGCGACAACGACTACAGCAACTATGACAGCAGCAAGAACAGCTGTGTCGTCATCGGAGACGGAAAAAACAACATCACCAACTACAGAATCACTACCTCCTGCAACTATAGCAACAACTAGGGTGGTGGGAACGGAGTCAGGTCCTTCACAAATTTCTGGGACACCTACCGAAAAGAAAACATCAAGTTAA